Sequence from the Gemmatimonadaceae bacterium genome:
GCGGCGTGGCCCTCAACGCGGTGGCCAACGGCAAGCTGCTGCGGGCGCGGGTGTTCGACCGCATCTGGGTCCAGCCCGCGGCCGGCGACGCCGGCGGGGCGGTGGGGGCCGCCCTCGCGGCGCACCACCAGTACTTCGGCGCGCCGCGGGTTGCCCTTCCGGGCGACGCGATGCGCGGGGCGCTGCTCGGGCCCTCGTATGCGGCCGACGAGATGGAACGCGAGCTGTCGCCGCTCGGCGCCGCGTGGGAGCGCGTGGGCCGCGACGGCGCGATCGCGCGGGCCGCCGAGTTGCTGGCCGCGGGCAAGGTGATCGGATGGTTTGACGGCGCCATGGAGTTCGGCCCGCGAGCGCTCGGCGCGCGGAGCATCCTGGCCGACGCTCGCGACGCCGGGATGCAGGCGCGGATCAATATGATGGTCAAGTTCCGCGAAGGGTTCCGTCCGTTCGCGCCGAGCGTGCTCGCCGAGCGCGCGGCGGAGTACTTCGAGATCGATGGGGAGTGTCCATACATGACGTTCGTGGCACCGGTGCGGGAATCGCGGCGGCTGCCGCTGGCCGAGGGTGAGGCGCGCCGTGGTTTGGACCGGCTCAACGTGCCGCGATCGGATATTCCGGCCGTGACGCACCTGGACTACTCGGCGCGGCTCCAGACCGTGACCGCGGAGCGGGCGCCTGGCCTCCACGCCGTGCTCGCGGCGTTCGCCGACCGTACCGGTTGCGCTTTGCTCGTCAATACGTCGTTCAATGTCCGGGGCGAGCCGATCGTGTGCTCGCCCGCCGACGCCTACGACTGCTTCATGCGGACGAATCTCGATGCGCTCGTCATGCCCCCGTTCGTGCTCATGAAGTCCGACCAACCCGTTCAGGACCCGGCCCGATGGCACCGACCACCAGCGCGCGATTGACCCGCGAACAGGGGATGAAGTTCGCGTTCACGCTGGCCGCGCCCGTCTCGGTGCTGTCGGCCGTGCTGGCGTGGCGGCAGCGGACGCTGGGGGCGGAGATCATGTTCGTCGTCGGGGGCACCCTGCTGATCGCGGGGTTGCTGGTGCCGACGCGGTTGGGGCCGCTGGAGCGCGGCTGGATGGCGTTCGGGGGTCTGCTGTCGCGGATCACGGGGCCGATCGTGCTTGCCGTCATCTACTACGTCGCTTTGACTCCGATTGCCTATCTGCGCCGGACCTTCGGTCGTAGTCCCCTGGCGCGCGATCCGTCGGCGCCGTCGTACTGGATTCATCGCCCGGCGCGTGACGCCGAGGAACGGCGCCGTGCCAATGAGCGTCAGTTCTAACCCGGAGTATCAATGGCTTCGATGAGCCTGTTGCGCCAGTTGTGGACGTTCATGCGCGAGCGCAAGAAGCTCTGGCTGCTGCCGATCATTCTGATCCTGATCCTTGCCAGCGCGCTGTTGCTGCTCGTGCAGGGCTCGGCGTTGGCGCCATTCATCTATTCGGTGTTCTGATGACGCGCGGGCGCTACTGGCTGTTCCTGATCATCACGGTGCTGACGCCGTTCATATTCCTGGGCGTCGTGGAGCTGGGGCTGCGCGTGGTGTGGCCGGGCGGGGCGGTTCCCGTGTTCG
This genomic interval carries:
- a CDS encoding DUF5989 family protein, whose amino-acid sequence is MSLLRQLWTFMRERKKLWLLPIILILILASALLLLVQGSALAPFIYSVF
- a CDS encoding carbamoyltransferase N-terminal domain-containing protein — protein: MPHFVLGLSAFYHDSAACILRDGEIVAAAQEERFTRRKGDESFPHQAVNFCLRAAGISARRLDGVAFYDKPLLKLDRIFETFLWMAPAGFAAFRHGAPLWARDRLDIEGTIRRALDDYPGHVLFTEHHEAHAASAFYPSPFDAAAILTVDGVGEWATASIGAGHASVVELRQELHWPDSLGLLYSAFTYHAGFKVNSGEYKLMGLAPYGEPRYVDAIYRELVNLRDDGSFTLNQRYFNYLGGLTMTNDAFSALFGGPPRRPESGLTQREMDLARSVQEVCEEIVLRMARWARRETGLGDLCMAGGVALNAVANGKLLRARVFDRIWVQPAAGDAGGAVGAALAAHHQYFGAPRVALPGDAMRGALLGPSYAADEMERELSPLGAAWERVGRDGAIARAAELLAAGKVIGWFDGAMEFGPRALGARSILADARDAGMQARINMMVKFREGFRPFAPSVLAERAAEYFEIDGECPYMTFVAPVRESRRLPLAEGEARRGLDRLNVPRSDIPAVTHLDYSARLQTVTAERAPGLHAVLAAFADRTGCALLVNTSFNVRGEPIVCSPADAYDCFMRTNLDALVMPPFVLMKSDQPVQDPARWHRPPARD
- a CDS encoding SxtJ family membrane protein, which gives rise to MAPTTSARLTREQGMKFAFTLAAPVSVLSAVLAWRQRTLGAEIMFVVGGTLLIAGLLVPTRLGPLERGWMAFGGLLSRITGPIVLAVIYYVALTPIAYLRRTFGRSPLARDPSAPSYWIHRPARDAEERRRANERQF